The genomic DNA CTGACGTTCCGCCATGGAACGGACTGGCTTGTTCCGCGGAGCGATGGCGACCGCACCGGGGATGCCGAGATCGTTCTCCGGCAGGCGGGCCATCCCGATGTCCGCGAGCCCGTAGACGTCGTTCGCACCATCGACGGCGATACGTTTCTGGCGCGTGTTCGTCAGCGCGACGGCCGCGATCTCGTCGTGCGCGTCCGGCTGCGCGGCATTGATGCGCCCGAGCTGAAGGCGTCCTGCCAGGAGGAGCTGGACAAGGCGGAAGCAGCGGCCCGTGCGTTGCGCGGTCTGCTTGGCCAGGGCGGTGTGACCATCACCAATCTCGGCCCCGACAAATACGGCCGCGTGCTCGCCGACGTCGCGACCCGGCGGACGGCGAACGTCTCGGCGGCGCTGCTCGCCGGCGGTTTTGCGCGAAGCTACAATGGCGGACATCGCGACGGCTGGTGCGCACGCGGCTGGCGCTTCTGGTAACAAAAAGGCCGCGTCCGGAGACGCGGCCCTTTGCTGTCGCGGCTGATCGCGGGATCAGCGCGTCACGATCACCGTCGTGCCGACGGAGACGCGGCCGTAGAGATCGGTGATGTCGTCGTTGAGCATGCGGATGCAGCCATAGGACACGAAGCCGCCGATCGAACCCGGCACGTTGGTGCCATGGATGGCATATTCGCCGCCGGCGAGAGTCATCGCCGCGACGCCCATCGGGTTGCGCGGCGAGCCGCCCGGAATCATGTCGGGAATGTTGGGCTTGTCACGCTTGACCTCGGCCGGCGGTGCCCAGGCCGGGTTGCGATACTTCCCGTCGATCTTCGTCGTACCGGCCCACTGCTTGCCGGCCTTGCCAACGCCGACCGGATAACGCACGGCTTGGCCGTTACCGACGATGAGATAGAGCCGTCGCTCGCTGGTTTTGACCACAATGGTGCCGGGCGAATAGTCAGCCAGATGCGTCCCGACCATTTCCGGCCGCGCCTCTGCTGCATTCGACATCAAGACGCCAGCCCCGATGGTGGCGGCCATCGCCACCGCAATCCTCATCGACATCGATCTCCCCCTTGCCCCAAAACGGATCGTCCAGAATGACGCAGAACCCGGCAATCGCCGCCGCGCCAAGTCCTTGTGAGGGACATTCTTAACCGCGCCCGTTAACCGGATGGTTTCCACGCGCGGCCTCCGAAGGCCGGTCAGCAGGGGGAACAAAGGAAATGTTCGAAATAAAGTAAATGACCTGAAAACAACACTCGGCGGGAAAGATGCGGGCGCCGTGCGGCGCGCGCTGACAAGCGCGTGAGGATGTGAACGGCTGTTGTTTTGGGGAGCGCGTTGGAGGGTGATGCACTCTCGTGTCCCGGACGCGCTGCAGCGCCAAGGCGCATGCTGCGCGGAGCCAGGACCCAGCAGGCCGCACGTTCCCTCGTCAGATGGGCCCCGGCTCAGCAGCGCACCGCCAAAGAGGCGCTGCGCTGCGTCCGGGGCACGAGAGCCTGCCTTACGCCGGTCTACGATTCTGTCGGTTCTTGACGAGATCGTCGACCACGGCGGGATCGGCCAGGGTCGAGGTGTCGCCCAGGCTGCCCGGCTCGTCCTCGGCGATCTTGCGCAGGATGCGGCGCATGATCTTGCCGGAGCGGGTCTTGGGCAGGCCCGGCGCGAACTGGATCTGGTCGGGCGAGGCGATCGGGCCGATCTCCTTGCGCACCCAGGTCACGAGCTCCTTGCGCAGATCCTCGGTCGGCTCGATGCCGGCCATCAGGGTGACATAGGCGTAGATGCCCTGGCCCTTGATGTCGTGCGGGAAGCCGACCACCGCGGCCTCCGAGACCTTCTCATGTGCGACCAGTGCGCTCTCGACTTCCGCGGTGCCCATGCGATGGCCGGAGACGTTGATGACGTCATCGACGCGGCCGGTGATCCAGTAATAGCCGTCGGCGTCGCGTCGGCAGCCGTCGCCCGTAAAATACTTGCCCTTGTAGGTCGAGAAATAGGTCTGCTCGAAGCGGGCATGGTCGCCATAGACGGTGCGCATCTGGCCGGGCCAGGAGCGGGTGAGGCAGAGATTGCCCGACGTTTCGCCCTCCAGCACCTTGCCGTCGGCGTCGACAATCTCGGGGACCACGCCGAAGAACGGCTGCGTCGCCGAGCCCGGCTTCAGCTTGGTCGCGCCCGGCAGCGGCGTGATCAGGATGCCGCCGGTCTCGGTCTGCCACCAGGTGTCGACGATCGGGCAGCGGTCGTCGCCGACGACGCGGTGATACCACTCCCAGGCTTCCGGGTTGATCGGCTCGCCGACCGAGCCGAGCAGGCGGAGCGAGGCGCGCGAGGTCTTCTTCACCGGCTCGTCGCCCGACTGCATCAAGGCGCGGATCGCGGTCGGCGCGGTGTAGAAGATGTTGACCTTGTGCTTGTCGATGACGTTCCAGAACCTGGAATTATCAGGGTAATTCGGCACGCCCTCGAACATCAGCGTGGTCGCGCCGTTCGCCAGCGGCCCGTACAGGATGTAGCTGTGACCGGTGACCCAGCCGACATCGGCGGTACACCAGTAGATGTCGCCATCATGATAATCGAAGACGTATTGATGCGTCATCGAGGCGAACACGAGATAGCCGGCGGAGGTGTGCAGCACGCCCTTGGGCTGGCCGGTCGAGCCTGAGGTGTAGAGGATGAACAGCGGGTCCTCGGCGTGCATGTGCTCGACCGGGCATTCCGTCGTCACCATGGCCGCCGCCTCGTGATACCAGAGGTCGCGCGTCGGGTTCATGTCGACCTTGCCGCCGGTGCGCTTGACGACGACGACCCAGTCGACGCCATCGGTCTTGGCCAGCGCCGCGTCGACATTGGCCTTCAGCGGCACTTTCTTGCCGCCGCGCAGGCCTTCGTCCGCGGTGATGATGACCTTGGATTTACAGTCATTGATGCGCTGGGCGAGTGAGTCCGGCGAGAAGCCCGCGAATACCACGGAGTGAACAGCGCCGATGCGTGCACAGGCGAGCATCGCATAGGCCGCTTCCGGAATCATCGGCAGGTAGATGGTGACGCGGTCACCCTTCTTGACGTTACGGGTGCGCAGGATGTTGGCCATCCGGCAGACCTCGTCGTGCAGCTCCTGATAGGTGATGTGCTTGGACTGCGAGGGATCGTCGCCTTCCCAGATGATCGCGGTCTGGTTGCCGCGCTTGGCGAGATGCCGGTCGATGCAATTGTAGGCGACGTTGAGGATGCCGTCCTCGAACCATTTGATCGAGATGTTGCCGGGCGCGAACGAAACGTTCTCGATTTTCGTGGGCGCGTGCATCCAGTCGATGCGCTTGGCCTGCTCCGCCCAGAAACCGTTGGGGTCCGAGATCGAGCGAGCGTACATCTCCTGGTACTTGGCCTGGTCGACCCAGGCGCGCTTCGCCCACTCCGCGGGGACGTCGTAGATCTTCTCGGACATGCTTTCCCTCCACATACGGCAGGCCGAACGCTAGCGACTGGCGAGCCGACTTGATCATTGACTGATTATGCGTCGGGCTAACCGGGCCCGACAAGGAGCACAAGCTGGACCTTCGGCGGGCCGCCGACCATGCGGAGGATCAAGGCCACCTGCTGCGATTGTCGCAGATCTGAAACAGGCCCGTGGGCGGCTTTCACTGAGTTTACTCAGACCATGGAGCAAGCCTGCGCAGAGCCTCCATGCATTCCGGGAGGTATTTAGAAACCGCCTGTCACTGATTCGGGACTCGCAATACGGTTCGGAACACCCTAAATGGCCAACCCGGGTCCGAAGAGACCCCTTGGAACAAAAATCAGAACAGCGGCATTGACCGGTAACAGACAGGGCTAAGGCATAAGACTATGATGGATCAGCAGAATCTCGGGACGATACGGCCCGCTTCGGCCGATCCTGCTGCCATTGCGCTGGCCAAAGCCCTCGGACAGTGGCCGAAACCGACCGGTTTCAGGCGTCCCAGCCCCAAAAAGACCTACGACACCGCGCCCGCGACGGTCGAGGCGCTCGCCAAGGAGCTTGGCCTGCGGCTCGGCGACCAGAATGAGCTGACCATCCGCCGCATCAAGCGCGGCAAGGGCTATTCCTTCGTCCGTCCCAACGGCGCGCACATCCGCGACGCCCGCACCATCCGCCGGCTGCATTCCATGGCGGTGCCGCCGGCCTATCGCGAGGTGCGCTACTCGGCCGATCCGAGCTCGCATCTTCAGGCCGTGGGCCGGGATGCGGCGGGCCGGCTGCAATATCGCTATCACGCCGATTGGGAGAAGGTCCGCGAGCATCGCAAGGCGCATCGCCTGGAGAAGCTCGTCGGCGCGCTGCCAAAGATCCGGCGCAAGGTTTCGGCGTTCCTGTCGGGCGACGAGCCGACGCGTGAATTCGCGCTCTCGGCCGTGATCGAGCTGATCGCGCGCACCGCGATCCGCCCCGGCAACGAATCCTACGCCCGCCTCAACGGCACGCGCGGCGCGACCACGCTCTTGAAGTCCAACGTCACGCTGGAAGACGATTGCTTCGTGCTGACCTTCAAGGCCAAGGGCGGCAAGGCGGTACGCAAGGAGTGCGACGCGGCCAAGCTCGTGCGCGCCATCGGTATTCTGCAGGGCGTCCCCGGCAAGCGCATGTTCCAGTATCGCGATGCCTACGGCATCGTGCGCGCTGTCAGCACCACGCAGGTGAATGCGTTCCTGCGCGAGATCGCCGGCATCAAGATCTCGCTGAAGGATTTTCGTACGCTGATGGCCTCGGCCGTCGTCGTGGAATCGCTGTCGCGGATCACGCCGGCGACCAGCCAGCGCGGCCGCAAGAAGCAGGTGCTCGACGCGATCCGCGCCGCCGCCGACAAGCTCTCGAACACGCCGGCGATCTGCCGCAAGAGCTATGTCCACGACACCATCGTCACCGCCTTCGAGGACGGAATCCTCGAACGTTTTGCGGCGACCATGAAGGGCCAGCGCTCGCAGGCAAGGCGCGAGCAACTGCTGGCGCAGGTCGTCGCGACCGCGGCGGTGTAACGGGCCAAGGCAGCGCCGGAGGATGGGCAAAGGCGCTTAGCGCCGTGCCCACCTCTCCAACCGCAGGATGGTGGGCGCGCGACGCTCTGCCGACCCCACAGAGCTACGGCTTGGTCGAGACGCCGTTATCGGGACCAGCATCGCCGCCCGCGGCTGCGATCGTCAGCCGACCCAGATAATGCCCCCACCCCGTCGCGTGCGCCGCGGCCTGCGCTTCGCTCGGCAGGCCGCTATGGGTCATGCGCAGCAGCGTGCCGCCATCGCGTTCGATCAGGTCGATCTCGATCAGGCTGGAGCCCGGCGGCACTTCCTGGCCGCCCTCCCAGCCGAACGTGTAGGCCAGACGGTGCACCGGCACGACCTCGCGGAAAGCACCGCGGGCGACGCCGCCGCGCGGGCCGACGCCCCTCAGCAGATAGAGCCCGCCGGGATGCGGCTCCGTGGTCGCGTCGGATCCCATCCAGCTCAAGATCTTTTCGGGGTCGGTCAGGTAAGCGAAAACGGTCGCGCGTGGCGCTGCGATATGGGTCTCGCGTCGCACGATGAACGGTTCAGTCATGGGCCATCATCCCTTCGCTGACATCACGACATGGCGGCGCCCGGGCGGCCCGTCAAGGATTGCCCGTGACAAACCCGGCCCGCCTTCGTCATGATCGGACCATGCAGCTCTCGCCGACGCTCGCCTGGCTTGTCGATGTCGCCTCGGACAGTGCCGGGGCCGACCGCCTGCTCGCGGAACTCGGCGCTCATCTGATGGCCGACGGCGTGCCGCTCGCGGCGGGCGCCCTGACGCTGGAAGTGCCGCATCCGCTGATCGCGAAGCGAACTTGGCTGTGGCGTGCCGACAGCGGCCAGGTGATCGAAGCGCTCGGCTTCGCGCCGGGCGGGCTCGCACCGGATCCGCCGAACGATGCCGGTCGCCGCTGGTTACGCGACATCGCGCGCGGCGAGGTGCACGAAGACGCCGTCGGACGGCCCGACGGCCCGCTGCTCGGCTGGATCGGGCCGCGGCCGTTCACCGCAGATGAAATCGGGCAATTGCGTCAGGCCGCGCGTTTTGCTGCAACGCCCCTCGCCGTGCTCGCCGCGCGCGCCACGTTGCGGGCGACGCTGGATGCCTATCTCGGCAAGCGCAGCGCCGAGCGGGTGCTGGCGGCACCCCTGCGGCGCGATCTCGGCGAGACCATTCAGGCCGCGCTGCTCTATGCGGATTTGCGCAATTTCACGACGTTGTCGGACACCTCACCGCCTGGAGAGGTCATTGCCGCGCTCGACGCCTGGTTCGATCGCATCGCCGGCGCCGTTCACGCTTTCGGCGGCGAGGTGCTGAAATTCATCGGCGACGGCGTGCTGGCGATCTTTCCTGTGGTCGAGGCGTCGCCGCGACGGGCCTGCGAGGCCGCTTTGCGTGCGGCAGGTGCCGCCGAGGCCGGGATGGCCTATCTCAACGCCGAGCGCGGCGCCAAGGGCCTGCCGCCGCTGGCATTCGGTGCCGCGCTGCATCTCGGTGAGATGCTCTGGGGCAATATCGGCGCGGCCAATCGGCTCGATTTCACCGCGATCGGTCCCGCCGTCAATCTTGCCAGCCGCCTCGAGGGATTGTGCAAGGCGTTGGGAAGAACCGTGCTGGTATCGGGCGCGCTCGCCGCCGAGACGGACATGCCGCTGGTCGCGCTCGGATCGCATTCGCTGCGCGGCATCGCCGCGCCGTGCGAGGTGTTCGCTTTGCCGTGAGGTGAGAGACTACATCCCGCCCATCTTGCAGACGAGCTTCCACTCCTCCGCCGTCACCGGCTGCACCGAGAGGCGCGAATACTTCACCAGCGCCATGTCGGCGAGCTTCTTGTCGGCCTTGATCGCGGCCATCGTCACCGGAGTCTTCAAGGGCTTGTCGGCCTTGATGTCGACGCAGACGAATTTTTCGGTCTTGTCGGTCGGATCCGGATAGGCTTCCTTGATGATCTCCGCGATGCCGACGATCTCCTTGCCTTCGTTGGAATGATAGAAGAACGCCTTGTCGCCCTTCTTCATGGCGACGAGGTGCTGGCGCGCGGTGTAGTTGCGCACGCCGGTCCAGGCCTCGCCCTTGGCGCCCTTCGCCACCTGCTGGTCCCAGGACCACACCGACGGTTCGGATTTCACCAGCCAGTACGCCATATCTATTCCTCTGACTTGAAGGGGCGCGTCAGCAGCCCCGAGATCGCGGCGTCGATCGTGCTCCGGCCGCTCAGGATCGACGCGACCGCTTCTGATACCGGCATCTCGATGTTTTGCGAAGCTGCGAGTTCGACCAGCACCGGCGCAGTGAATTCGCCCTCGGCAAGCTTGCCGGCGGGCGGCTGCTCGCCGCGGCCGAGTGCGAGTCCGAGGGCGAAGTTGCGTGATTGCGGGCTCGAGCAGGTCAGAATGAGATCACCGAGGCCGGACAGGCCCGTCAGCGTCTCGCCGCGCGCGCCGAGCGCGCGACCGAGACGCGTCAGCTCGGCAAAGCCACGCGTCGTCAGCGCGGCCTGGGCGGAGGCGCCGAGCTTGCGCCCGACCGCGATCCCGACCGCAATCGCCAGCACGTTCTTGGCAGCGCCGCCGATCTCGACGCCGCGAATGTCGGTGGAGTGGTAAGGACGGAATGTCGGCGAGCCCAACGCTTGCACGAGCGCGCTCGCCAACGTCTCGTCGCCTGCCGCCAACGTCACCGCCGTCGGCAGACCGCGCGCGACGTCGTCGGCAAAGCTCGGGCCCGACAGGATAGCCGGCAGCGCGCTCGGCGCGGCTTCCGCGATCACGTCGGTCATGAATTTGTGGGTGCCGTGCTCGATGCCCTTGGCGCAGGCAATGACCGGTGCCGGTCGTACCAGATGCGACGCCAGCATGTTGACGGCGCCGCGGACATGCTGCGCCGGCGCTGCGATCAGCAGCATGTCCGCGCGCGACGCCTCGGCGAGATCGCTCGTGACAATGATCTCGGGCGGGATTCGGACGCCGGGCAGCCGCGGGTTGTCGCGCGTCGAGGCGATCCGCGCGGCATGTTCGGCATTACGTGCCCACAGCGTCACGGCGCGCCCCGCCCGCGCGGCCACGGTCGCCAGCGCCGTGCCCCAGGCACCCGCGCCGATCACCGCGACGGATTTGAACGCAGACATTTTAATATCCCGCCCGCGTCTTGCCGTAGCCTGCCGGCGCCGTTGCGTTGGCATCGAGCAGCCAGCGCGCCCGCGGTTGTGCATCCATCGTGTCGGTCATGCCGAGCGCGAGGCGCTCGGCGCCAGCCCAGGCGATCATCGCGCCGTTGTCGGTGCAGAGCTCGGGCGGCGGCATGATCAATTGTGTCCCGGCCTGCTTTGCGACGTCGTCGAGGGCGCCGCGGATCGCCTGATTGGCGGCGACGCCGCCGGCGGCGACGAGGGCGCGGGGCGCGCCGAACCGCTCGCGGAAGAGTTTTAGGCCGACACTCAACCGGTCCGCCGTCGATTCGAGCACGGCAGCCTGGAAGCTCGCGCAGAGATCGCTGATGTCCTGCGGTGTGATCTCGGCGAGCCGGCTCGCCTCGGTGCGCACCGCCGTCTTCAATCCCGACAGCGAGAAATTGGCGTCGGGTCTGCCCTGCATCGGACGCGGAAGAGCGAAGCGAGCGGCGTCGCCGCTTGCGGCCGCGCGCTCGACCTGCGGCCCGCCGGGATAAGGCAGGCCCAGCATCTTCGCGACCTTGTCGAAGGCCTCGCCGATCGCGTCGTCGACGGTGGTGCCGAGCCGCACATATTGTCCGACGCCGGTGACCGCGACGATCTGGGTGTGGCCGCCGGAGGCGAGAAACAGGCAATAGGGAAATTCGATTGCATCGGTGAGGCGCGGCGTCAGCGCATGCGCCTCCAGATGGTTCACTGCGACCAGCGGCGTGTCGTGCACCATCGCGATCGCCTTCGCGGTGGTGAGTCCGACGATGACGCCGCCGATCAGGCCCGGCCCCGCGGCGGCCGCGACACCGCCGAGCTGGCTGAAGCCGATTCCGGCCTCGCGCATGGCGCGATCGACGATACCGTCGAGCAGGTCGACATGGGCACGGGCGGCGATCTCCGGCACCACGCCGCCGAAGCGGGCGTGCTCCTCGATCTGCGACCGCACGATATTGGACAGGATCTTGCCGCTGCCGTCGGACGCGCGCTCGATCACGGCCGCGGCGGTCTCGTCGCAGGTG from Bradyrhizobium sp. CCBAU 53351 includes the following:
- a CDS encoding thermonuclease family protein, with amino-acid sequence MRFPDRPSSYRPQFSGSPFGRHFSGLLPWMFVVGIVLAVVLTFRHGTDWLVPRSDGDRTGDAEIVLRQAGHPDVREPVDVVRTIDGDTFLARVRQRDGRDLVVRVRLRGIDAPELKASCQEELDKAEAAARALRGLLGQGGVTITNLGPDKYGRVLADVATRRTANVSAALLAGGFARSYNGGHRDGWCARGWRFW
- a CDS encoding L,D-transpeptidase; translated protein: MSMRIAVAMAATIGAGVLMSNAAEARPEMVGTHLADYSPGTIVVKTSERRLYLIVGNGQAVRYPVGVGKAGKQWAGTTKIDGKYRNPAWAPPAEVKRDKPNIPDMIPGGSPRNPMGVAAMTLAGGEYAIHGTNVPGSIGGFVSYGCIRMLNDDITDLYGRVSVGTTVIVTR
- the acs gene encoding acetate--CoA ligase; translated protein: MSEKIYDVPAEWAKRAWVDQAKYQEMYARSISDPNGFWAEQAKRIDWMHAPTKIENVSFAPGNISIKWFEDGILNVAYNCIDRHLAKRGNQTAIIWEGDDPSQSKHITYQELHDEVCRMANILRTRNVKKGDRVTIYLPMIPEAAYAMLACARIGAVHSVVFAGFSPDSLAQRINDCKSKVIITADEGLRGGKKVPLKANVDAALAKTDGVDWVVVVKRTGGKVDMNPTRDLWYHEAAAMVTTECPVEHMHAEDPLFILYTSGSTGQPKGVLHTSAGYLVFASMTHQYVFDYHDGDIYWCTADVGWVTGHSYILYGPLANGATTLMFEGVPNYPDNSRFWNVIDKHKVNIFYTAPTAIRALMQSGDEPVKKTSRASLRLLGSVGEPINPEAWEWYHRVVGDDRCPIVDTWWQTETGGILITPLPGATKLKPGSATQPFFGVVPEIVDADGKVLEGETSGNLCLTRSWPGQMRTVYGDHARFEQTYFSTYKGKYFTGDGCRRDADGYYWITGRVDDVINVSGHRMGTAEVESALVAHEKVSEAAVVGFPHDIKGQGIYAYVTLMAGIEPTEDLRKELVTWVRKEIGPIASPDQIQFAPGLPKTRSGKIMRRILRKIAEDEPGSLGDTSTLADPAVVDDLVKNRQNRRPA
- a CDS encoding DNA topoisomerase IB, with translation MMDQQNLGTIRPASADPAAIALAKALGQWPKPTGFRRPSPKKTYDTAPATVEALAKELGLRLGDQNELTIRRIKRGKGYSFVRPNGAHIRDARTIRRLHSMAVPPAYREVRYSADPSSHLQAVGRDAAGRLQYRYHADWEKVREHRKAHRLEKLVGALPKIRRKVSAFLSGDEPTREFALSAVIELIARTAIRPGNESYARLNGTRGATTLLKSNVTLEDDCFVLTFKAKGGKAVRKECDAAKLVRAIGILQGVPGKRMFQYRDAYGIVRAVSTTQVNAFLREIAGIKISLKDFRTLMASAVVVESLSRITPATSQRGRKKQVLDAIRAAADKLSNTPAICRKSYVHDTIVTAFEDGILERFAATMKGQRSQARREQLLAQVVATAAV
- a CDS encoding SRPBCC domain-containing protein — translated: MTEPFIVRRETHIAAPRATVFAYLTDPEKILSWMGSDATTEPHPGGLYLLRGVGPRGGVARGAFREVVPVHRLAYTFGWEGGQEVPPGSSLIEIDLIERDGGTLLRMTHSGLPSEAQAAAHATGWGHYLGRLTIAAAGGDAGPDNGVSTKP
- a CDS encoding adenylate/guanylate cyclase domain-containing protein — its product is MQLSPTLAWLVDVASDSAGADRLLAELGAHLMADGVPLAAGALTLEVPHPLIAKRTWLWRADSGQVIEALGFAPGGLAPDPPNDAGRRWLRDIARGEVHEDAVGRPDGPLLGWIGPRPFTADEIGQLRQAARFAATPLAVLAARATLRATLDAYLGKRSAERVLAAPLRRDLGETIQAALLYADLRNFTTLSDTSPPGEVIAALDAWFDRIAGAVHAFGGEVLKFIGDGVLAIFPVVEASPRRACEAALRAAGAAEAGMAYLNAERGAKGLPPLAFGAALHLGEMLWGNIGAANRLDFTAIGPAVNLASRLEGLCKALGRTVLVSGALAAETDMPLVALGSHSLRGIAAPCEVFALP
- a CDS encoding EVE domain-containing protein translates to MAYWLVKSEPSVWSWDQQVAKGAKGEAWTGVRNYTARQHLVAMKKGDKAFFYHSNEGKEIVGIAEIIKEAYPDPTDKTEKFVCVDIKADKPLKTPVTMAAIKADKKLADMALVKYSRLSVQPVTAEEWKLVCKMGGM
- a CDS encoding NAD(P)H-dependent glycerol-3-phosphate dehydrogenase: MSAFKSVAVIGAGAWGTALATVAARAGRAVTLWARNAEHAARIASTRDNPRLPGVRIPPEIIVTSDLAEASRADMLLIAAPAQHVRGAVNMLASHLVRPAPVIACAKGIEHGTHKFMTDVIAEAAPSALPAILSGPSFADDVARGLPTAVTLAAGDETLASALVQALGSPTFRPYHSTDIRGVEIGGAAKNVLAIAVGIAVGRKLGASAQAALTTRGFAELTRLGRALGARGETLTGLSGLGDLILTCSSPQSRNFALGLALGRGEQPPAGKLAEGEFTAPVLVELAASQNIEMPVSEAVASILSGRSTIDAAISGLLTRPFKSEE
- the tsaD gene encoding tRNA (adenosine(37)-N6)-threonylcarbamoyltransferase complex transferase subunit TsaD, whose translation is MLVLGIETTCDETAAAVIERASDGSGKILSNIVRSQIEEHARFGGVVPEIAARAHVDLLDGIVDRAMREAGIGFSQLGGVAAAAGPGLIGGVIVGLTTAKAIAMVHDTPLVAVNHLEAHALTPRLTDAIEFPYCLFLASGGHTQIVAVTGVGQYVRLGTTVDDAIGEAFDKVAKMLGLPYPGGPQVERAAASGDAARFALPRPMQGRPDANFSLSGLKTAVRTEASRLAEITPQDISDLCASFQAAVLESTADRLSVGLKLFRERFGAPRALVAAGGVAANQAIRGALDDVAKQAGTQLIMPPPELCTDNGAMIAWAGAERLALGMTDTMDAQPRARWLLDANATAPAGYGKTRAGY